Proteins from one Desulfonema limicola genomic window:
- a CDS encoding putative toxin-antitoxin system toxin component, PIN family, with protein MENNIRVVIDTNIWISFLIGKMLSTLSDAIINDKIKILFSEELFEELIEVLNRPKFQKYFSQDDIAELISLLHLKTEQIEITEKFKDCRDPKDNFLLDLCVSGKADYLVTGDDDLLALNPFHGVEITNYRLFQDILQNLDLKLS; from the coding sequence GTGGAAAATAATATCAGAGTGGTCATAGACACAAATATCTGGATTTCTTTTTTAATCGGAAAAATGCTTTCCACGTTGTCAGATGCTATAATCAATGATAAAATCAAAATACTGTTCAGTGAAGAACTTTTTGAGGAACTCATTGAAGTCCTGAACCGGCCAAAATTTCAAAAGTATTTTTCTCAGGATGATATAGCTGAACTGATTTCCCTGCTTCATTTAAAAACTGAACAGATTGAGATTACAGAAAAATTTAAGGACTGCCGAGACCCTAAAGATAATTTTCTTCTGGATTTGTGTGTATCAGGCAAAGCAGATTATCTTGTTACAGGTGATGATGACTTGTTGGCCTTAAATCCTTTTCACGGTGTTGAAATCACAAATTACCGTTTGTTTCAGGATATTTTACAAAATCTTGATTTAAAATTATCATAA
- the vap15 gene encoding type II toxin-antitoxin system VapB15 family antitoxin yields the protein MPYSLSINFNQLKSLIIQCGIEEKVEIIHMLERDTFPLRFKRFLNKIKSDELSLEEITAEVEAVREKRYSGK from the coding sequence ATGCCTTATAGTTTATCAATAAATTTTAATCAGCTTAAATCACTGATAATTCAGTGTGGAATTGAGGAAAAAGTTGAGATTATCCATATGCTGGAAAGGGATACTTTTCCCCTTCGTTTTAAGCGGTTTTTAAATAAAATCAAGTCTGATGAATTGAGTTTAGAAGAAATCACTGCTGAAGTGGAAGCTGTCCGGGAAAAAAGATACAGTGGAAAATAA
- a CDS encoding ISKra4 family transposase, producing MKVINIADRTEHIQQASNVEKYISESKAKFNLIISEVVNSKSLEAHKTESMIFKRLLELGLFLLKLYFASQNQGDYGKTIETAQGQAKRGRTSEKTYFSIFGKIKISRYLYHTDNKTFAPLDILLNLPIRCYSYFLSEMFNLLNIKDAYSEGVIFVKKFFGQQVSISASETISGESSSCYEEFYELGKTLKEHEEKKDYTAVSFDGKGVPMIKKEAAKITGRQGKGKKKQKKKESLVGAKYNINANIRTADDVANNLVYPEKKESETENKQEKAQNIRYIASIAKPKKEVMEEIYDEVKNENFSKTPLLCLMDGSLYLWEQLKTVFKDISNKVCILDIIHVLEYIWLIAHMMYKEGSEDAKKYVYKKLKLILEGKISSYIMELQTEMQKKKWKKKSHQEKFKKVITYFKNHREYMKYDEYLAKGYPIGTGVVESACSHVVKDRMEISGARWGINGAESVLRLRSVVKSKDWDSYWEFFTSQVREKDFIADDYNSLNIKEKVCA from the coding sequence ATGAAAGTGATAAATATTGCCGACAGGACTGAACATATCCAACAAGCTTCTAATGTTGAAAAATATATAAGTGAAAGCAAAGCAAAATTCAACCTTATTATATCTGAAGTTGTAAATAGTAAGAGCCTGGAAGCTCATAAAACTGAATCCATGATCTTCAAACGACTGTTGGAACTCGGTCTTTTTTTGCTGAAACTGTATTTTGCAAGTCAGAATCAAGGAGATTATGGAAAAACAATTGAAACAGCGCAAGGGCAGGCAAAGCGAGGAAGAACGAGTGAAAAGACATATTTTTCAATTTTCGGAAAAATAAAGATTTCCCGATATTTGTATCATACAGACAATAAAACTTTTGCTCCTTTGGATATTTTATTGAATCTGCCGATTCGATGTTATTCATATTTTTTATCAGAAATGTTTAATTTGTTGAATATTAAAGATGCTTATTCAGAAGGCGTTATTTTTGTTAAAAAATTTTTCGGTCAGCAGGTTTCCATTTCTGCATCTGAAACAATTTCCGGTGAGAGTTCATCCTGCTATGAAGAATTTTACGAACTCGGAAAAACACTTAAGGAGCATGAAGAAAAGAAAGACTATACAGCAGTGAGCTTTGATGGCAAAGGAGTTCCGATGATAAAAAAGGAAGCTGCAAAGATTACAGGGAGGCAAGGTAAAGGAAAGAAAAAACAAAAAAAGAAGGAATCTTTGGTAGGAGCCAAATACAACATTAACGCAAATATACGAACTGCCGATGATGTTGCTAATAACCTGGTATATCCTGAGAAAAAAGAAAGTGAGACTGAAAATAAACAGGAAAAAGCTCAAAACATCAGATATATCGCCAGTATAGCAAAACCTAAGAAAGAAGTGATGGAAGAAATTTATGATGAAGTAAAGAATGAGAATTTTTCCAAGACACCTTTGCTCTGCCTTATGGACGGCTCATTGTACCTTTGGGAACAGTTAAAAACTGTTTTCAAAGATATTTCAAACAAGGTTTGTATCCTTGATATTATTCATGTTTTAGAGTATATCTGGCTGATAGCTCACATGATGTATAAAGAAGGTAGTGAGGATGCGAAGAAATATGTATATAAAAAATTAAAACTTATATTGGAAGGAAAAATTTCATCATATATTATGGAACTTCAGACAGAAATGCAGAAAAAGAAATGGAAGAAGAAGTCTCATCAGGAAAAGTTCAAAAAAGTTATAACATATTTTAAAAATCACAGGGAGTACATGAAATATGATGAGTATTTGGCTAAAGGCTATCCAATAGGAACTGGAGTTGTTGAATCAGCTTGCAGTCATGTGGTCAAAGACAGAATGGAAATTTCCGGAGCCAGGTGGGGTATTAACGGGGCAGAGTCAGTTTTAAGATTAAGATCTGTTGTTAAAAGTAAGGATTGGGATAGTTACTGGGAATTTTTTACAAGTCAGGTTAGAGAAAAAGACTTTATAGCGGATGATTATAATTCCCTTAATATAAAAGAAAAAGTTTGTGCTTAA
- a CDS encoding tyrosine-type recombinase/integrase — protein MGIYIRCTKCKSDHKLGCKVCKKCTASLATNKKYKVVVKTLDGKRTVRHVDTLNLARRVENSLKGQVAERKILGVKKAPYLSDVWSLFINWAKKNKKSWKDDLFRWEKHVAPYIGDKKMDAINPSDIQKILDRMDETGGKSNNGYAPATKKHVLVLIKRVYNWADQLEHYTGSNPAKKIKPPRVQNQVTECLNKGELERLLNTLEVWPNQLGALLVKFSLYTGFRQDEIMGLEWKDVDQENGFISLFDPKGKPATLPLSQEALKIIHEAEKIKPFEGCLYVFPNQFGERRVSFYKIWSRIRNAAGLPKTFRFHGLRHTFASYLASSGEVDLYTLQKLLNHQSPQMTQRYAHLLDETLRRGAGVADKVFNNLK, from the coding sequence ATGGGAATTTATATAAGATGTACAAAATGCAAATCGGATCATAAACTTGGTTGCAAGGTGTGTAAAAAATGTACTGCGAGCCTTGCAACAAATAAGAAATACAAAGTTGTTGTCAAGACTCTTGATGGCAAACGTACTGTTCGACATGTTGATACACTCAATCTTGCACGGCGGGTTGAAAACTCTTTAAAAGGGCAGGTTGCGGAAAGAAAAATTCTTGGGGTTAAAAAAGCTCCATATCTTTCTGATGTCTGGTCATTATTTATCAATTGGGCAAAAAAGAATAAAAAAAGCTGGAAAGATGATCTTTTCAGATGGGAGAAGCATGTCGCTCCATATATTGGCGACAAAAAAATGGATGCCATAAATCCATCTGATATTCAAAAAATTCTTGATCGTATGGATGAAACAGGTGGGAAGAGTAACAATGGCTATGCACCTGCAACTAAAAAGCATGTTTTGGTATTAATAAAAAGAGTATATAACTGGGCTGACCAGCTTGAGCATTATACCGGTTCCAATCCTGCAAAAAAAATTAAACCTCCGAGAGTTCAAAACCAGGTAACAGAATGTCTGAACAAAGGTGAACTTGAAAGATTACTAAACACTTTGGAAGTCTGGCCTAATCAATTGGGGGCGCTTCTTGTCAAATTTTCTCTTTACACCGGATTCAGACAGGATGAAATTATGGGGCTTGAATGGAAAGATGTAGATCAGGAAAACGGTTTCATCAGTCTTTTTGATCCGAAAGGCAAACCCGCTACACTTCCCTTAAGCCAGGAAGCTCTGAAAATAATACATGAAGCAGAAAAGATAAAACCTTTTGAAGGGTGTCTGTATGTTTTTCCAAACCAGTTTGGAGAACGAAGAGTTTCCTTTTATAAAATATGGTCACGCATTCGGAATGCAGCAGGTTTGCCGAAGACATTCAGATTTCATGGGTTGAGGCATACTTTTGCCTCTTATCTGGCCAGTTCCGGTGAGGTTGATCTCTACACTTTACAGAAACTTTTAAACCATCAAAGCCCCCAGATGACCCAGAGGTATGCCCATCTCCTGGATGAAACATTGAGGCGCGGAGCTGGTGTTGCGGACAAGGTATTCAATAATTTAAAGTAA
- a CDS encoding nucleotidyl transferase AbiEii/AbiGii toxin family protein, with translation MKNSIFHVQTELLLRILPLIHGEKDFALKGGTAINFFVRDLPRLSVDIDLVYLPVNERKIALEEIKTSLLRISEKILKLLPNSIIVQKKLHNSEYLKGLIVNQHGITVKIEPNLVIRGTVYPPQIKSLCKKCIELFETSMEIRTLSNADLYGGKICAALDRQHPRDIFDMYMFFKHEDFDSKVRKAFIIYLISHPRPMIELLNPGLKDFRSVYENEFKGMTTIDISYDELSETRNNLVSITKKSLTEEEKKFLISVKKGNPRWEILGVRGIEKLPAVRWKLLNIKKMSPHLHKEALEKLRIYLET, from the coding sequence GTGAAAAACTCTATCTTCCACGTTCAAACAGAGTTGTTGCTCAGAATACTTCCCCTGATACATGGAGAGAAAGATTTTGCATTGAAGGGCGGAACTGCAATTAACTTTTTTGTAAGAGATTTACCACGGCTTTCAGTGGATATTGACCTTGTCTATCTGCCAGTGAATGAAAGGAAGATAGCTCTTGAAGAAATCAAAACTTCTCTGCTTCGGATATCCGAAAAAATTCTAAAGCTCCTTCCGAATTCAATAATTGTTCAGAAAAAACTTCATAATTCTGAATATTTGAAGGGCCTCATTGTTAATCAGCATGGAATAACGGTTAAAATTGAACCTAACCTCGTTATCAGGGGAACTGTGTATCCACCCCAGATTAAAAGTTTATGCAAAAAATGTATAGAGTTATTTGAAACTTCAATGGAAATCCGAACGCTTTCCAATGCCGACCTTTATGGCGGGAAAATCTGTGCTGCACTGGATCGTCAACATCCAAGAGATATTTTTGACATGTATATGTTTTTTAAACATGAAGATTTTGATTCCAAAGTCCGAAAAGCATTCATTATTTACCTGATCAGTCATCCGAGACCAATGATCGAACTTTTGAATCCCGGCCTGAAAGATTTCAGATCAGTTTATGAAAATGAATTCAAGGGAATGACAACAATAGATATTAGTTATGACGAACTATCTGAAACAAGAAATAATCTGGTATCAATTACTAAAAAAAGTTTAACAGAGGAAGAAAAAAAATTCCTTATTTCAGTTAAGAAGGGTAATCCAAGATGGGAGATATTAGGAGTTAGAGGGATTGAAAAGTTACCTGCTGTCAGATGGAAACTTTTAAATATTAAAAAAATGTCTCCACATTTACACAAAGAAGCCTTAGAAAAGTTAAGGATATATCTTGAAACATAA
- a CDS encoding type IV toxin-antitoxin system AbiEi family antitoxin produces the protein MNSIKRTKINQLIRQWPRGTVGTASHLNSEGYSHDLLTKYKKSGWIESFGRGAYILSGDKVEWPGALYAIQFQLRLNIHAGGKTALEMKGYAHYLSTQVSRIYFYGPGSQRLPDWFTNYRWNIEMIVSYTKLFPPDFKEGLTEHKDREFSIIISGPERAAMEMIYLVPLKIGFDESSQIMENLISLRPGVVQTLLENCNSVKVKRLFMFMAEKYDHPWINNIDLSNVDFGKGKRMIVRNGRLDKKYKITIPRNDFNEVFM, from the coding sequence ATGAATAGCATAAAAAGGACTAAAATAAACCAGTTGATCCGTCAATGGCCTCGCGGAACTGTGGGGACAGCCTCACATCTGAACTCAGAGGGGTACAGTCATGATCTTTTGACCAAGTATAAAAAAAGCGGATGGATCGAATCATTCGGTCGGGGAGCCTATATTTTATCAGGTGATAAAGTTGAATGGCCCGGCGCTTTATATGCTATTCAGTTCCAGCTCAGACTTAACATCCATGCAGGTGGAAAAACAGCACTGGAAATGAAAGGATATGCCCATTACCTTTCGACTCAAGTAAGTCGAATTTATTTTTATGGACCGGGGAGTCAGAGACTCCCGGACTGGTTTACAAATTATCGTTGGAACATTGAAATGATTGTTAGTTATACCAAGCTTTTCCCTCCTGATTTCAAGGAAGGATTAACTGAACATAAGGACAGAGAATTCTCAATAATAATTTCAGGGCCGGAAAGGGCAGCAATGGAAATGATATATCTTGTGCCCCTAAAAATCGGTTTCGATGAGTCATCACAGATTATGGAAAATCTTATCAGTCTTCGACCGGGAGTTGTTCAAACACTTCTCGAAAACTGTAATTCCGTAAAAGTAAAAAGGTTATTTATGTTTATGGCCGAAAAGTACGATCACCCCTGGATTAATAATATTGATCTTTCAAATGTGGATTTTGGTAAAGGTAAACGAATGATTGTCCGGAACGGCAGACTTGATAAAAAATATAAAATCACCATCCCCCGAAATGATTTTAACGAGGTATTCATGTGA
- a CDS encoding metal-dependent hydrolase: MPTIITHAVVGIASGKTIAIEKKTFLFWTLSVICPILPDADVIGLGLGIPYGHFFGHRGFFHSPFFALILSLIISLTFFRERVFSKSWWKILLYFFIITASHGILDAFTNGGLGIALLSPFDNTRYFFPYTPVEVSPIGARAFFTNQGLKVLASEIKWIWMPLLILCISLIIIRKILQNNVNDRKVQSRLS, translated from the coding sequence GTGCCCACGATAATTACACATGCAGTTGTCGGAATTGCCTCAGGGAAAACAATTGCAATTGAGAAAAAAACTTTCCTTTTTTGGACACTGTCAGTGATTTGTCCCATTCTTCCCGATGCTGATGTTATCGGATTGGGATTGGGAATACCCTACGGCCATTTTTTCGGACACAGGGGATTTTTTCATTCTCCCTTCTTTGCACTGATATTGAGCCTGATTATCTCTCTGACATTTTTCCGGGAAAGAGTTTTTTCAAAATCATGGTGGAAAATCCTGCTTTATTTTTTCATCATTACCGCATCACACGGTATTCTTGATGCTTTCACAAACGGCGGACTGGGGATTGCCCTTCTTTCACCTTTTGATAACACGAGATATTTTTTTCCTTACACACCAGTTGAAGTATCACCCATAGGTGCCAGGGCATTCTTTACAAATCAAGGACTGAAGGTATTGGCCAGTGAAATTAAATGGATATGGATGCCGCTTCTGATACTTTGCATTTCATTAATAATAATCAGGAAAATATTACAAAACAATGTTAATGACAGGAAAGTACAAAGCAGATTATCTTGA
- a CDS encoding MaoC family dehydratase, with protein MTGKAYNEIETGQTFSASLTVTETHIVLGAGLFGDFNPLHVNEEFCKETSFKTRILHGPLTSALISAPIGNFFAGTAIAYLEHNCRFIKPVKAGDTLTTEWTILEKIDKLKHNGGIAVMSATCHNQDMISVAEANGKILLKNR; from the coding sequence TTGACAGGAAAAGCCTATAATGAAATTGAAACAGGTCAGACATTTTCTGCTTCACTGACAGTTACCGAAACACATATTGTATTGGGAGCCGGGTTGTTCGGAGATTTTAATCCCCTGCATGTGAATGAAGAATTTTGTAAGGAGACTTCATTTAAAACCCGAATACTGCACGGCCCCCTTACGTCAGCACTTATATCAGCACCCATAGGAAACTTTTTTGCAGGCACTGCCATAGCTTATCTTGAACATAATTGCAGGTTTATCAAGCCTGTCAAAGCAGGTGATACTTTGACAACAGAATGGACTATTCTTGAGAAAATTGATAAACTAAAACATAATGGCGGTATAGCTGTTATGTCAGCAACCTGTCATAATCAGGATATGATTTCAGTTGCCGAGGCAAACGGTAAAATTCTTTTAAAAAATCGGTAA
- a CDS encoding SAM-dependent methyltransferase has product MSKRVCPIWIGYLLLNPIRKLYQNPEKILSPYVSEGMTVLDMGCAMGYFSIPLARLVGTDGKVICADIQEKMLKSLEKRAAKAGLSDRIETRQKLNLN; this is encoded by the coding sequence ATGAGCAAAAGAGTTTGTCCAATATGGATTGGTTATCTTCTTCTAAATCCAATAAGAAAGCTGTATCAGAATCCTGAAAAAATACTCAGCCCGTATGTTTCAGAAGGCATGACAGTTCTTGATATGGGTTGTGCAATGGGATATTTCAGTATTCCTCTTGCTCGACTGGTCGGCACAGATGGAAAAGTAATATGTGCTGACATACAGGAAAAAATGTTAAAATCACTTGAAAAACGGGCAGCAAAGGCAGGATTGTCAGATAGAATTGAAACCCGCCAAAAATTAAATTTAAATTAA
- a CDS encoding DUF3795 domain-containing protein has protein sequence MQNKDDKNLAAVCGLYCEACTFFIATKEDPERLKRLAKQFQLSEDDVKCYGCRSDKRLPYCQECKMSACAAEKGIDFCSQCNDYPCYDLKQFQSKRPHRKELWDNLDRIKAIGYKQWLKEIKKHYTCPQCSTINSAYDLKCRKCGEKPSCGYVEKHKQAIEHGLANM, from the coding sequence ATGCAAAATAAAGATGACAAGAACTTAGCCGCTGTATGCGGGCTATACTGTGAAGCATGTACTTTTTTCATTGCCACAAAGGAAGACCCGGAAAGGCTTAAGAGACTGGCAAAACAATTTCAGCTATCAGAAGATGATGTAAAATGTTACGGATGCCGATCAGATAAGAGACTGCCTTACTGTCAGGAATGCAAAATGTCTGCCTGTGCAGCTGAAAAAGGAATTGATTTTTGTTCACAGTGCAATGACTATCCCTGCTACGATCTTAAACAGTTTCAATCTAAAAGACCTCATCGGAAAGAGCTTTGGGATAACCTGGATAGAATTAAGGCCATCGGATATAAACAATGGTTGAAAGAAATTAAAAAACACTATACATGCCCTCAATGCAGCACCATCAATTCTGCTTATGATCTGAAATGCAGGAAGTGTGGTGAAAAACCAAGTTGCGGTTACGTTGAAAAACACAAGCAGGCAATTGAGCATGGTTTAGCGAACATGTGA
- a CDS encoding ATP-dependent Clp protease adaptor ClpS, translating to MLYFDRNKNFDLLSKAIIDKELKDLFQTEKSKKYAVILHNDRFNSVEYVTKVIKDVFNYSMSKSIWLMLKAHFTGKSTLWIGSQKKAEEKKNKMISYGPDPGMVHRGAQPLQVTVEQCE from the coding sequence ATGCTGTATTTTGATAGAAACAAGAATTTTGATTTATTATCCAAAGCGATTATTGACAAAGAACTGAAAGACTTATTTCAGACAGAAAAAAGCAAAAAGTATGCAGTTATACTCCACAATGATCGGTTTAACAGTGTTGAATACGTTACAAAAGTCATAAAAGATGTATTCAATTACAGCATGAGCAAGTCAATATGGCTGATGCTGAAAGCTCACTTTACAGGTAAAAGTACATTATGGATAGGTTCACAAAAGAAAGCCGAGGAAAAGAAAAACAAAATGATTTCATACGGGCCAGACCCAGGAATGGTTCACAGGGGAGCGCAACCTTTACAAGTTACTGTTGAACAATGTGAGTAA
- a CDS encoding thioredoxin family protein yields the protein MSEVTQIMVGKYRIGVIGLKKTIADLGKTHINKSDSEVEAELINRISKNNYIAPNLRKDFGKALLTKFKRAHGIDSEENNLQTNADFPDIRVLGPGCSQCNKMESLVIEVLNEINLAASVEHITDIKEIAQYGVMGTPALVINSKVVWVGSVPSKAKLKALLESDASETKC from the coding sequence ATGTCAGAAGTAACTCAGATAATGGTCGGTAAATACCGGATAGGTGTCATTGGTCTGAAAAAAACTATTGCAGACCTTGGAAAAACACATATCAACAAATCAGATTCAGAAGTAGAAGCAGAGCTTATCAACAGGATTTCAAAAAACAACTATATTGCACCGAATTTACGCAAAGATTTTGGAAAAGCTTTATTGACTAAATTCAAACGTGCTCACGGGATAGATTCAGAAGAAAATAATCTTCAAACCAACGCTGATTTTCCTGATATCAGGGTTCTTGGGCCGGGATGTTCTCAGTGCAATAAAATGGAATCACTGGTAATTGAGGTTCTTAACGAAATAAACCTGGCTGCATCTGTTGAGCATATTACTGATATTAAAGAGATTGCACAGTATGGCGTTATGGGTACTCCAGCTTTAGTTATCAATTCTAAAGTTGTTTGGGTTGGCTCTGTGCCTTCAAAGGCAAAATTGAAAGCACTGCTTGAATCAGATGCTTCTGAAACGAAATGTTAA
- a CDS encoding L-2-amino-thiazoline-4-carboxylic acid hydrolase yields MTYQTYLCISISMYVATIPNRNSPPAILIRESYRQEGKSKTRTISNISKLPIHVIKLIERSLKGETFISTDDVLNQRKIEAEIASALIKGFEQEVGSEKAIEIASKTIRGLARDAGKRIAETNGSNDMKALAKVVKEMWSKDNALEIELLEETSDKLFFNVKQCCYAEMYINSGLSDFGYCLSCNRDAAFVNGFNPDIIMKRTKTIMEGAICCDFRFYIN; encoded by the coding sequence TTGACATATCAAACTTATTTATGTATTTCTATAAGCATGTATGTCGCAACTATACCAAATAGAAATTCACCGCCTGCTATTCTTATCAGGGAAAGCTATCGGCAGGAAGGTAAATCCAAGACCAGAACTATAAGCAATATTTCTAAATTGCCGATTCATGTCATTAAACTAATTGAACGCTCTCTTAAAGGCGAGACGTTTATTTCCACAGACGATGTTCTCAATCAAAGAAAAATTGAAGCAGAAATTGCATCTGCTTTAATCAAAGGGTTTGAACAGGAAGTCGGTTCTGAAAAAGCAATTGAAATTGCATCAAAGACTATCCGGGGACTGGCAAGAGATGCAGGTAAAAGGATTGCAGAAACTAATGGGTCAAATGATATGAAAGCGCTGGCAAAAGTTGTCAAAGAAATGTGGTCTAAGGATAATGCACTTGAAATAGAATTACTGGAAGAGACTTCTGACAAATTGTTTTTCAATGTTAAACAATGCTGTTATGCTGAAATGTACATTAATTCAGGTTTATCAGATTTCGGTTATTGTCTTTCATGCAATAGAGATGCTGCATTTGTAAACGGATTTAACCCTGATATTATCATGAAAAGAACCAAAACTATCATGGAAGGTGCAATCTGCTGTGATTTCAGGTTTTACATAAATTGA
- a CDS encoding VF530 family DNA-binding protein, protein MNEEQQQNNLLHGVTLENIVNSLVEHYGWSKLGKRIKIKCFNNDPSVMSSLKFLRKTPWARKKVEELYIATLKI, encoded by the coding sequence ATGAATGAAGAACAACAACAGAATAATCTATTGCACGGAGTGACTCTGGAGAATATCGTGAATAGCCTGGTTGAACATTATGGCTGGAGCAAGTTGGGCAAACGTATCAAAATCAAGTGCTTCAATAACGATCCATCAGTGATGTCCAGTCTGAAATTCTTGCGAAAGACCCCTTGGGCTAGGAAAAAAGTTGAGGAATTATACATTGCCACGCTGAAGATATAA
- a CDS encoding SEC-C metal-binding domain-containing protein, producing MTKISRNAPCNCGSGKKYKKCCLLRKEAESLEQRKIMKQNIQKVYIEEDDLDDLSNSVMDLINSGKFDEAEAVCNDLMQRYPDQVDGIDRLASVYEARGENEKAVEYYLKTVEFMRSNPGFDEEGINWTLDKVKRLQGK from the coding sequence ATGACAAAAATATCACGTAATGCACCGTGCAATTGTGGAAGCGGCAAGAAGTACAAAAAATGTTGTTTACTCCGAAAAGAAGCAGAATCCTTGGAGCAACGCAAAATTATGAAACAAAATATACAAAAAGTTTATATTGAAGAAGATGATCTTGACGATCTTTCAAACAGTGTGATGGACCTTATCAATTCTGGAAAATTTGATGAGGCAGAAGCTGTTTGTAACGATTTAATGCAACGGTATCCTGACCAGGTTGATGGCATTGACAGACTTGCGAGTGTATATGAAGCTCGTGGAGAAAATGAGAAAGCTGTTGAATATTATTTAAAAACTGTTGAGTTTATGCGTTCAAATCCGGGTTTTGATGAGGAAGGGATAAATTGGACACTTGATAAAGTTAAACGATTACAGGGAAAATGA
- a CDS encoding GNAT family N-acetyltransferase, with protein MEQPTLYTDRLTLRLFTLDDASDVQRLAGRKEIAATTTSITHPYKLHMAEEWIGTHETFQSVLR; from the coding sequence ATGGAACAGCCAACACTTTACACTGACAGATTAACACTCAGGCTGTTTACACTTGACGATGCTTCAGATGTTCAAAGACTTGCCGGAAGAAAAGAAATTGCAGCTACCACTACGTCTATAACGCACCCATACAAATTACATATGGCTGAAGAATGGATTGGAACCCATGAAACATTTCAGAGCGTTCTAAGGTAA
- a CDS encoding calcium-binding protein codes for MKLKIGQSVKVKKGILCPDDPEFDICGWQGRISEINEETVGITWDSVTLHEMPELYIEKSEDDGLDWTTIYLSFDDVESAEPRDSKSDVDKIQDSLEDRFMWTGMGEEGKRIQTVVNSAKSNSEIDILDAWEKHLKEYLKFPFEAFVDEFQSRGPINQGDKLKIHDIEMSDDLYGIIVKCRKGRKQYHFPLVDLAAIDKKSDNARNIKDYRTWFSNR; via the coding sequence GTGAAACTAAAAATCGGTCAAAGTGTAAAAGTAAAGAAAGGCATTTTGTGTCCTGACGACCCAGAGTTTGATATATGCGGATGGCAGGGTAGAATATCTGAAATCAATGAAGAAACAGTAGGTATAACCTGGGACAGTGTTACACTTCATGAGATGCCTGAATTATATATCGAAAAAAGTGAAGACGATGGATTAGACTGGACAACCATCTATTTATCTTTTGATGATGTTGAATCAGCAGAACCGCGTGATTCTAAAAGTGATGTGGATAAAATCCAAGATAGTTTGGAAGATCGCTTTATGTGGACAGGAATGGGCGAAGAGGGTAAGAGGATTCAGACTGTTGTAAATTCAGCAAAAAGTAATTCTGAAATAGATATTCTGGATGCTTGGGAAAAGCATCTGAAAGAATATTTAAAGTTCCCTTTTGAAGCATTTGTTGATGAATTTCAGAGCAGAGGGCCTATCAATCAGGGAGACAAATTAAAAATACACGATATTGAAATGTCAGATGATCTTTACGGTATTATTGTAAAGTGTAGAAAAGGAAGAAAGCAGTATCATTTTCCGCTGGTTGATCTTGCTGCAATTGATAAAAAGTCAGATAATGCACGTAATATTAAAGACTATCGTACATGGTTTTCAAACAGATAA